A region from the Serinus canaria isolate serCan28SL12 chromosome 10, serCan2020, whole genome shotgun sequence genome encodes:
- the ZFAND6 gene encoding AN1-type zinc finger protein 6 isoform X2 yields the protein MAQETNRSQVPMLCSTGCGFYGNPRTNGMCSVCYKEHLQRQNSNGRISPPAASVSSITESLPVQCTEGSAQETQSTLDSTSTPSMQPSPVSSQSLLTESVASSQADSTAVDKTVPETEELQASVSENAEPTPEEQDKSLDKPKQKKNRCFMCRKKVGLTGFECRCGNVYCGMHRYSDVHSCSYNYKADAAEKIRKENPVVVGEKIQKI from the exons ATGGCTCAAGAAACCAACCGTAGCCAAGTGCCTATGCTTTGTTCCACTGGCTGCGGATTTTACGGGAATCCTCGCACAAATGGCATGTGCTCAGTGTGCTACAAAGAACACCTTCAAAGGCAGAACAGTAATGGTAGAATTAGCCCTCCTG CAGCCTCTGTCAGTAGTATCACCGAGTCCTTACCGGTCCAGTGCACAgagggcagtgcccaggaaaCTCAGTCCACTTTAGATTCTACATCGACTCCATCTATGCAGCCAAG CCCTGTGTCCAGTCAGTCACTTTTAACAGAATCTGTAGCATCATCCCAAGCGGATAGTACGGCTGTGGACAAAACAGTACCTGAGACAGAAGAGTTGCAAG cttCAGTGTCAGAGAATGCAGAGCCTACACCTGAAGAACAGGACAAGTCGCTTGataaaccaaaacagaaaaagaatcGTTGTTTCATGTGCAGGAAGAAGGTTGGACTGACTG GGTTCGAATGCCGGTGTGGGAACGTTTACTGTGGAATGCACCGTTACTCAGATGTACACAGTTGCTCTTACAATTACAAAGCTGATGCTGctgagaaaatcagaaaagagaATCCTGTAGTTGTTGGGGAAAAGATCCAGAAGATCTga
- the ZFAND6 gene encoding AN1-type zinc finger protein 6 isoform X1, with protein sequence MFIDEGRMAQETNRSQVPMLCSTGCGFYGNPRTNGMCSVCYKEHLQRQNSNGRISPPAASVSSITESLPVQCTEGSAQETQSTLDSTSTPSMQPSPVSSQSLLTESVASSQADSTAVDKTVPETEELQASVSENAEPTPEEQDKSLDKPKQKKNRCFMCRKKVGLTGFECRCGNVYCGMHRYSDVHSCSYNYKADAAEKIRKENPVVVGEKIQKI encoded by the exons GTTTATAGACGAAGGGAGAATGGCTCAAGAAACCAACCGTAGCCAAGTGCCTATGCTTTGTTCCACTGGCTGCGGATTTTACGGGAATCCTCGCACAAATGGCATGTGCTCAGTGTGCTACAAAGAACACCTTCAAAGGCAGAACAGTAATGGTAGAATTAGCCCTCCTG CAGCCTCTGTCAGTAGTATCACCGAGTCCTTACCGGTCCAGTGCACAgagggcagtgcccaggaaaCTCAGTCCACTTTAGATTCTACATCGACTCCATCTATGCAGCCAAG CCCTGTGTCCAGTCAGTCACTTTTAACAGAATCTGTAGCATCATCCCAAGCGGATAGTACGGCTGTGGACAAAACAGTACCTGAGACAGAAGAGTTGCAAG cttCAGTGTCAGAGAATGCAGAGCCTACACCTGAAGAACAGGACAAGTCGCTTGataaaccaaaacagaaaaagaatcGTTGTTTCATGTGCAGGAAGAAGGTTGGACTGACTG GGTTCGAATGCCGGTGTGGGAACGTTTACTGTGGAATGCACCGTTACTCAGATGTACACAGTTGCTCTTACAATTACAAAGCTGATGCTGctgagaaaatcagaaaagagaATCCTGTAGTTGTTGGGGAAAAGATCCAGAAGATCTga
- the FAH gene encoding fumarylacetoacetase, producing the protein MLLCSGLQHLERNFLRGRWEAPGRWELCVSRGCSGVSMSFIQVDKDSDFPLQNLPYGVFSTKDEPRHRIGVAIGDQILDLSVIKHLFNGPALAKHQHVFDQPTLNAFMGLGRPAWSEARALLQKLLSAGEPTLRDNMELRRRAFVPQAAATMHLPAHIGDYTDFYSSRQHATNVGIMFRGKENALMPNWLHLPVGYHGRASSVVVSGTPIRRPVGQMKPDNDKPPVFGACKRLDIELEMAFFVGPGNQFGEPIAISRAQEHIFGMVLMNDWSARDIQKWEYVPLGPFLSKSLGTTISPWVVTMDALMPFVLPNPVQDPKPLPYLQDKEPYTFDIKLFVAIKGEGMSTPTTICRSNFKHMYWTMKQQLAHHSINGCNLRPGDLLASGTISGPEPESFGSMLELSWNGTKEIPLGSGQSRKFLQDGDEVILTGYCQGNGFRVGFGQCSGKILPALSNP; encoded by the exons atgctcctctgctctgggttgCAGCACCTGGAGAGGAACTTCCTCCGAGGAAGGTGGGAAGCACCTGGGAGGTGGGAGCTGTGTGTAAGCAGGGGCTGCTCGGGGGTCAGCATGTCTTTCATCCAGGTAGACAAGGACTCAGATTTTCCTCTCCAAAACCTCCCCTATGGGGTTTTCTCCACGAAGGACGAG CCTCGGCACAGGATTGGGGTAGCCATTGGGGACCAGATTTTGGATCTCAGCGTCATTAAACATCTTTTCAATGGACCAGCTCTTGCCAAACACCAGCATGTCTTTGACCAG CCCACCCTGAATGCCTTCATGGGGCTGGGCCGGCCGGCGTGGAGCGAGgccagggctctcctgcagaagctgctgtcaGCTGGAGAACCCACCCTGAGGGACAACATGGAGCTGAGGAGAAG ggcGTTTGTTCCTCAAGCTGCTGCGACGATGCACCTGCCTGCCCACATTG GAGATTACACGGACTTCTACTCCTCACGCCAGCATGCCACAAACGTCGGGATCATGTTCAGGGGGAAGGAGAACGCTCTGATGCCGAACTG GCTGCACTTACCTGTGGGCTACCATGGCCGGGCATCGTCTGTTGTGGTGTCTGGGACGCCCATCAGGAGACCTGTGGGACAGATGAAACCTGACAATG ATAAACCTCCAGTGTTTGGTGCTTGTAAACGTCTCGATATCGAGTTAGAAATG GCCTTCTTTGTAGGTCCTGGAAACCAGTTTGGGGAGCCCATTGCcatcagcagagcccaggagcacaTCTTTGGGATGGTGCTGATGAACGACTGGAGCG CCCGTGACATCCAGAAGTGGGAATATGTTCCTCTGGGTCCTTTCCTGAGCAAAAGCCTTGGCACAACCATCTCTCCGTGGGTTGTCACCATGGATGCTCTCATGCCATTTGTGCTGCCAAACCCTGTCCAG GATCCCAAGCCGCTGCCCTACCTTCAGGATAAAGAGCCCTACACTTTTGACATCAAGCTCTTTGTTGCCATTAAAG gagaaggaaTGAGCACGCCAACTACTATATGCAGATCCAATTTCAAG CACATGTACTGGACCATGAAACAGCAGCTGGCTCATCATTCCATCAATGGCTGCAACCTCAGGCCTGGAGACCTCCTGGCCTCTGGCACCATCAGTGGACCT GAGCCAGAGAGCTTTGGCTCCATGCTGGAGCTGTCCTGGAATGGAACAAAAGAAATCCCCCTTGGCAGTGGGCAGTCTCGTAAGTTCCTGCAGGATGGAGATGAAGTAATTCTGACAG GTTACTGCCAGGGCAACGGCTTCCGTGTGGGATTTGGCCAGTGCTCAGGAAAAAtccttccagccctgtccaacccaTGA